In one Terriglobia bacterium genomic region, the following are encoded:
- a CDS encoding mechanosensitive ion channel family protein: protein MSPYYRVISAVLLVLLIATLVGLVITSRPIGEPRSGPSYRNAPFYRLAKVTQDQFDTARAVAAHAVTREEQWMAREVLRIADIEVDLAFATALQEATDHPTPLSPEAQEISDRLKKAQAQLDFDQAEIERLKKGLAGAKESAKDALQQQLQSIQAQADLDQDELDDAHQDLIRAGGDPQGIIQRMKQRYEAREQANGGLQNLVPSGTQNSVEETPSRNIVALARTWYSLREKIVQLQQAEQGVRAQAADLANRREKLNQKEGKQTAREPTPPAGGPHAAQAAGATAPAPSKPGAARMSSLKRRAADRKNLEVLDKRIEDETQLADTYKRWSTFVQERERQCVHRLLYCLLWILIIALSTTVIDIWVSRSFAKLVADRKQVHTLHSVAGFAIRGGGVILILLVIFGPPTQFAAVLALAGAGLTVAMKDFIVAFIGWFVLMGRNGIRAGDWVEINGVSGEVLEIGPMRTILLETGDWSDAGHPTGRKVAFMNGFAVEGNYFNFSTSGQWMWDEIQVAVPADSDPFAMAEAVKRMVAAETQKNAQLATDEWRKVAPGAAPQAFRGEPVMSVRPTGSGATLVVRYITRANERHEVRSRVYRAMIDLQRRKDAPQPEP, encoded by the coding sequence ATGAGTCCCTACTACCGCGTCATCTCCGCCGTGCTGCTTGTCCTCCTGATCGCGACCCTCGTCGGCCTGGTGATCACGAGCCGGCCGATCGGCGAGCCCCGGTCCGGGCCTTCGTACCGAAATGCACCGTTCTATCGCCTGGCCAAGGTGACCCAGGATCAGTTCGACACGGCTCGAGCGGTGGCCGCGCACGCCGTGACCCGCGAGGAGCAGTGGATGGCGCGCGAGGTGTTGCGCATCGCCGACATCGAGGTCGACCTCGCGTTCGCCACCGCGCTTCAAGAGGCGACGGACCATCCCACGCCGCTCTCGCCCGAAGCCCAGGAGATCTCCGACCGGTTGAAGAAAGCGCAAGCGCAGCTGGACTTCGATCAGGCGGAGATCGAGCGCCTCAAGAAAGGGCTGGCCGGTGCCAAGGAGAGCGCGAAGGACGCCTTGCAGCAACAGCTGCAGTCGATCCAGGCGCAGGCCGATCTGGATCAGGACGAGCTGGACGACGCCCACCAGGACCTGATTCGCGCCGGGGGCGATCCCCAGGGCATCATCCAGCGCATGAAGCAGCGGTACGAGGCCCGGGAGCAGGCGAATGGCGGGCTTCAGAACCTCGTACCTTCCGGCACGCAGAATTCCGTGGAGGAGACGCCGTCACGGAACATCGTCGCGCTCGCGAGGACGTGGTATTCGTTGCGCGAGAAGATCGTGCAATTGCAGCAGGCCGAGCAGGGCGTCCGCGCCCAGGCCGCCGATTTGGCGAATCGCCGCGAGAAGTTGAATCAGAAAGAAGGCAAGCAGACAGCGCGGGAACCCACACCCCCCGCCGGGGGACCCCATGCCGCGCAAGCCGCCGGCGCGACGGCGCCGGCTCCTTCGAAACCAGGGGCGGCGAGAATGTCCTCGCTCAAGAGGCGCGCGGCCGATCGGAAGAACTTGGAGGTCCTCGACAAGAGGATCGAGGACGAGACACAGCTAGCGGATACGTACAAGAGATGGTCCACGTTCGTCCAGGAGCGAGAGCGGCAATGCGTGCACCGGCTCCTCTACTGTTTGCTGTGGATTCTGATCATCGCCTTGTCGACGACGGTCATCGACATCTGGGTGAGCCGTTCGTTCGCGAAGCTGGTGGCGGATCGCAAGCAGGTGCACACGTTGCACTCCGTGGCGGGCTTCGCGATCCGGGGCGGCGGCGTGATTCTGATCCTGCTGGTGATCTTCGGCCCGCCCACTCAATTCGCCGCGGTGCTGGCGCTGGCCGGAGCGGGGCTGACGGTGGCGATGAAGGATTTCATCGTGGCGTTCATCGGATGGTTCGTATTGATGGGCCGCAATGGGATCCGGGCGGGAGACTGGGTGGAGATCAACGGAGTCTCCGGAGAGGTCCTGGAGATCGGACCCATGCGCACCATCTTGCTGGAGACGGGGGACTGGTCCGATGCCGGCCATCCGACGGGGAGAAAAGTCGCGTTCATGAACGGATTCGCGGTGGAAGGAAACTACTTCAACTTCTCGACCTCCGGCCAGTGGATGTGGGACGAGATCCAGGTGGCCGTGCCGGCGGACTCCGATCCGTTCGCGATGGCCGAGGCGGTGAAGCGGATGGTGGCGGCGGAAACGCAGAAGAACGCGCAGCTCGCCACCGACGAATGGCGAAAGGTGGCGCCGGGGGCCGCGCCCCAGGCCTTCCGTGGCGAACCCGTGATGAGCGTGCGGCCGACCGGTTCCGGAGCCACCCTGGTGGTCCGCTATATCACGCGGGCGAACGAGCGGCACGAAGTGCGCTCGCGAGTCTACCGGGCGATGATCGACTTGCAGCGGCGGAAGGACGCGCCTCAACCGGAACCGTGA
- a CDS encoding sulfatase-like hydrolase/transferase, translating to MRPGSGVRPAAAHLVYLAGAYLAGLAIFTVHRLVLFHAVRDRARDIPTGVLLRAFWMGARFDTVVSCYLLFLPLVVLTLAAALGLRSRSWGRHAGTLLGLGYGMAFFAGAADIPFFEYFFSRLTVASLTWTETPGFMLKTVLETRGYYPYIALFAVSWIAFGWAVVGLRRRVLEREAPAFSMRRAAGVLALSLVAAALLFVGARGRTTRKSPIRTGTAFFSTYALANQLGLNATFTFWNSAIEAREQTLSRLKLMDPRRAVDGARRYLGLAGPEAFDSPIARRVAPREERRPLNVVIVIMESMSAERLSRNGGGGLTPRLDDLASRGWSFDHVYTAGIHTFNGVYGTLFSLPSLLSEHPMKGAHCLKPFTGIGRVLREQGYETGFFCTHDEQFDNMGGFLSNNGYGTIVSLKDYPRERVKSTLGVPDHYMFEFAMPTLDRWGRSGRPFLAAFLTASDHTPYVLPQDIPFRPRSGDLSHQMVEYADWAIGHLVDLASKEPWFANTVFAFVADHGAIIDPVYDMPLSFHHTPMILYAPGILGAPRVLDGLGEQIDLGPTLLGLLGVRYVNNTMGVDLLHERRPATYFTADDRIGCLDADWFWVWRRKGRETLYRYRERDTTDHLRERPDVAARLKDYAVSMLQATQWLVDETKAGPQEPVAR from the coding sequence GTGCGGCCCGGGAGCGGCGTAAGACCGGCGGCCGCGCACCTCGTCTACCTCGCCGGGGCCTACCTCGCCGGGCTCGCGATCTTCACCGTCCACCGCCTGGTCCTCTTCCACGCGGTCCGCGACCGGGCGCGGGACATCCCCACCGGCGTCCTCCTCAGGGCCTTCTGGATGGGGGCGAGGTTCGACACGGTGGTGTCCTGCTATCTCCTGTTCCTCCCCCTCGTCGTGCTGACGCTCGCCGCCGCCCTCGGGCTCCGCTCCCGGTCGTGGGGACGGCATGCCGGGACGCTCCTGGGGCTGGGCTACGGGATGGCGTTCTTCGCGGGGGCCGCCGACATCCCGTTCTTCGAGTACTTCTTCTCGCGCCTCACCGTGGCGTCCCTCACCTGGACCGAGACGCCGGGGTTCATGCTCAAGACGGTCCTCGAGACGCGGGGGTATTACCCTTACATCGCCCTGTTCGCGGTCTCCTGGATCGCCTTCGGCTGGGCCGTCGTCGGGCTCAGGCGGCGGGTGCTGGAGCGGGAGGCGCCGGCCTTCTCGATGCGGCGGGCCGCCGGGGTGCTGGCGCTCTCGCTCGTCGCGGCGGCTCTCCTCTTCGTCGGAGCGAGGGGAAGGACGACGCGGAAGTCCCCGATAAGGACCGGCACCGCCTTCTTCTCCACGTACGCTCTCGCGAACCAGCTCGGACTCAACGCGACGTTCACCTTCTGGAACAGCGCGATCGAGGCGAGGGAGCAGACCCTGAGCCGCCTCAAGCTGATGGACCCCCGGCGGGCCGTGGACGGCGCGCGGCGCTATCTCGGGCTCGCGGGGCCCGAGGCGTTCGACTCGCCCATCGCCCGGCGCGTCGCGCCGCGGGAGGAGCGGCGGCCCCTGAACGTCGTGATCGTGATCATGGAGAGCATGTCGGCCGAGCGCCTCTCCCGGAACGGGGGAGGGGGCTTGACCCCGCGCCTCGACGACCTCGCCTCCCGCGGGTGGAGCTTCGACCACGTCTACACCGCCGGGATCCACACGTTCAACGGGGTGTACGGGACCCTGTTCTCGCTTCCGTCGCTCCTCTCGGAGCACCCGATGAAGGGGGCGCACTGCCTGAAGCCGTTCACCGGCATCGGCCGCGTGCTGCGGGAGCAGGGGTACGAGACCGGCTTCTTCTGCACCCACGACGAGCAGTTCGACAACATGGGCGGGTTCCTGAGCAACAACGGGTACGGCACCATCGTCAGCCTCAAGGACTACCCGCGGGAGCGGGTGAAGAGCACCCTCGGCGTGCCCGACCACTACATGTTCGAGTTCGCGATGCCGACCCTCGATCGCTGGGGCCGGAGCGGCCGCCCGTTCCTCGCCGCGTTCCTGACCGCGAGCGACCACACCCCGTACGTCCTCCCCCAGGACATCCCGTTCCGGCCGAGGAGCGGCGACCTCTCCCACCAGATGGTCGAGTACGCGGACTGGGCGATCGGCCACCTCGTCGACCTGGCGTCGAAGGAGCCGTGGTTCGCGAACACGGTGTTCGCGTTCGTCGCCGACCACGGCGCGATCATCGATCCGGTCTACGACATGCCGCTCTCGTTCCACCACACGCCGATGATCCTGTACGCCCCCGGCATCCTCGGCGCGCCGCGGGTCCTCGACGGGCTCGGCGAGCAGATCGACCTCGGGCCGACGCTCCTCGGGCTGCTCGGCGTCCGCTACGTGAACAACACGATGGGGGTCGATCTGCTGCACGAGCGGCGCCCCGCGACCTACTTCACCGCGGACGACCGGATCGGCTGCCTCGACGCCGACTGGTTCTGGGTGTGGCGCCGGAAGGGGAGGGAGACGCTGTACCGCTACCGCGAGCGGGACACCACCGACCACCTGAGGGAGCGCCCCGACGTCGCGGCCCGCCTCAAGGACTACGCGGTCTCCATGCTCCAGGCGACCCAGTGGCTCGTGGACGAGACGAAGGCCGGTCCGCAGGAGCCGGTCGCCCGGTGA
- a CDS encoding ABC transporter permease translates to MVGVAGVVATFVAVLSIAEGFRAVMTSTGSPDRAIVLRGGSNTEMYSVLSRDEVRIIAGEPGIARGPGGPLASAELFVVVDLPKRSTGTVANVPLRGVQPAAFAVRNEVRLVEGRGFEPGKNEIVVGRAAAKQFSGLSLGSRLRWGENAWTVVGIFDAGGRVADSELWCDIAVLQPAYRRGDSFESVYVRLESPAAFTAFKDALSTDPRLDVQVQRESEFFEEQSTRLTAIVQGLGSLVAGLMGIGAVFGGLNTMYSAVAARTREIATLRALGFGGGAVVASVLVESMILALAGGILGGAASYAAFNGYETSTINWQSFSQVAFAFAITPRLMARGIVYALVMGLVGGLPPAIRAARIPVARALREL, encoded by the coding sequence ATGGTCGGGGTCGCGGGCGTCGTGGCGACCTTCGTCGCGGTGCTCTCGATCGCCGAAGGGTTCCGCGCCGTGATGACCTCGACCGGCTCGCCGGACCGCGCCATCGTGCTGAGGGGCGGCTCGAACACCGAGATGTACAGCGTGCTCTCCCGCGACGAGGTGCGGATCATCGCCGGCGAGCCGGGGATCGCGCGCGGGCCCGGCGGCCCCCTGGCGTCCGCGGAGCTGTTCGTGGTGGTGGACCTCCCGAAGCGGTCCACCGGGACGGTGGCCAACGTCCCCCTCCGCGGCGTGCAGCCGGCGGCGTTCGCCGTCCGGAACGAGGTGCGCCTCGTCGAGGGGCGCGGCTTCGAGCCGGGGAAGAACGAGATCGTCGTCGGGAGAGCCGCCGCGAAGCAGTTCTCGGGGCTCTCCCTGGGCTCGCGGCTCCGCTGGGGGGAAAATGCCTGGACCGTGGTCGGGATCTTCGACGCGGGGGGGCGGGTGGCGGACTCCGAGCTGTGGTGCGACATCGCGGTCCTGCAGCCGGCGTACCGCCGCGGCGACAGCTTCGAGTCGGTCTACGTGAGGCTCGAATCGCCCGCGGCCTTCACCGCGTTCAAGGACGCCCTGAGCACGGACCCACGCCTCGACGTCCAGGTCCAGCGAGAGTCGGAGTTCTTCGAGGAGCAATCCACCCGTCTGACCGCGATCGTGCAGGGGCTCGGCTCGCTGGTCGCCGGCCTCATGGGGATCGGCGCCGTGTTCGGGGGGCTCAACACCATGTACTCCGCGGTGGCCGCCCGGACCCGCGAGATCGCGACGCTCCGGGCGCTCGGCTTCGGCGGGGGCGCGGTGGTGGCGTCGGTGCTGGTGGAGTCGATGATCCTCGCGCTGGCCGGCGGGATCCTGGGCGGCGCCGCGTCGTACGCCGCGTTCAACGGGTACGAGACCTCGACGATCAACTGGCAGAGCTTCAGCCAGGTGGCGTTCGCGTTCGCGATCACGCCGCGGCTGATGGCGCGGGGGATCGTCTACGCGCTCGTGATGGGGCTCGTCGGCGGGCTCCCGCCGGCGATCCGCGCCGCGAGGATCCCGGTCGCGCGCGCCCTCAGGGAGCTTTGA